The Mauremys reevesii isolate NIE-2019 linkage group 1, ASM1616193v1, whole genome shotgun sequence genome segment GGCCTGGTCAGGGAGGTGCCACAAGGTATTTTCTTCACCCAAATGTTGCTCCTTTGCTTCCTGTGTTTCCCCAAGTGCTCTTGTTCCAGTATTAATTCATCTGGTCTTCCCTGAGGGAAATGTTCCTGGCACACACAGTGTCTGTTTGGGGTTAGGGAGAGAGTTTGTGTCTCCCTTGGAAAGTGCTCCCCAGAATGGCAGAGACAGGGAGTCCCTGGTCTAGTGAGTTTTCTCCcatctcgctctctctctcccccaccccctactcTCTATCTCTCCTGGTGCATTCAGGTCcagctctctctttcctttttaacTCACCCACACACAAACTTGTCTCCCTCCATCTATCACTTCTAAGTCCCTGGCCATTACCATCTAGCAGCCTGCAGCTGTGGTACCCTATaggctagcctgcttgcttgcctatatatctTTTCTTCTGTGTTTCTTATTTTCTAATGGGTTTggttatttgttttattaataagTTTACAGATTTATATTTGAGTATATTTCACCTGTAACACAAGGGACCTGCAGGacacatcctgtatgttgagctaaaGCAGGGAGCAGATATGAAAAGGtttggggaaaagtgcagccagaacctcctgATGAAGTTGTGGAGGAGTTGCATGTTCTAGATAGGTGTGCACCACGGTCTGCCTCATGCCGCAAAATGGGCTGGGATCTGGACTGGGGGTGAACTGGGCCATGTACATGCCTGTGCTCATGCCTCCATGAAGGGGGGAAATGGGACTGGGGTGGAGTACTTTCTGGCCCACCGGGGTTCCTTGCACTCTGAAGGTGGTATGGTATCAGGGCATCTGAGGAAGTGAAGTGTGTGGAGCACAAGCATGTAATGTTGTTCCCTTGGATGAATTCAGAAATGAACTGGCTTCAGGTCATTCAGCCCGCTTGGGTCATGAAAGGGTGGGGGTCGGGGCacccatgggacaggagcccaACCAAAAAATCCAGAGGTCCTGGGGTGAGGTTTGGATGGGGAACATCCCTGTGGCCCACGGAGATGGGCAAAGAGGGAGAAGACCACTGGTGCTGCGTCTGTACTGATGGTGATGCACAGCCTGTCTCTATCTCCGGAAAGGGTAAGGGAGCTGTATGGTAGAGAGCAGCTCCTAAAGCATCACGGAGTGGAGACTAGAACAACACCCCCTGAGGTTCATCCAAAGACAGGGGAAATGAGACAACCCCTAGGCAGCAGTGATATGGAATATGGAGAGGACAAATATGAGTAGGGCTTCTCtcatcccttccctcctgcctccGCTCTGTGCCTGTGGCCAAGGCTCAGGCCAACCTGAACTAaggtcttctgctgctgctgctccagctggggtggTCTGGGCTCTTTCCCTCCCTCGGTGATTCCTACAGTGGCTGGAGGCTTGAACTTCTGCCAGCTGAAGAGGAGGCAgcctgggctcggggcttctgaTCCCTTCTGCCAAGCTGTTCACATGAATCAGATGAAGATtggcatgttctgttcattccctctgaagcatctggcactgggcaTTGTCAGAAAACAGGCTACTggtctacatggaccattggtttcacccattatggccattctaATCTTCTTATTTAGACTCCAGCTTCCTGCTGGAACCCACgataccccactcccctcccagagctgagatagaTCCCAGGAGTCTCTCTCCAAAGATCAGAGGGgttgccatgttagtctggatctgtaaaagcatcaaagagtcctgtggcaccttatagactaacagatgtattggagcatgagctttcgtgggtgaatagccactgcgtcggatgcatctgacgaagtggatattcacccacgaaagctcatgctccaatacgtctgtctcTCCAAAAcattagtaacaaagtaagaataaaCATTAAAATTTTAACACTAACCAGTgaccttaagtgacttgccataaGATCTGAGAACATACTGGTTTTAGAGATAACTGGGTCGCAgctgacaaggggagggggagaaaggagcaAGTGACGGGGGGAAGAGGTCCCAgcaccatgcaccagccagctctgcacggatctgtctgagagccagagcacaaggagaaaacatttaggtctctttatgagtaaagagctggagcagcctgccccggatctgtttggtcctcagcccatagatgatggggtggAGCATGGGGGGCACCACCAGGTACATACTGGTAATGAGAACACGTAAATGCAGtggcacattgtggccaaaccgcTGTGTGAGGGAGGAGAATAAATCTGGGATGTACAAAGCTaagatggcacaaagatgagagatgcaggtcccaaaagttttgaaccgggcgtcctttgtggggagacggaagatggcccggaggatcagagtataggacacggcaataaaaaataaatccattCCTATCTCAGAGAAAAGATTAAAcaggccatagtaactactgatgcggatgtcggcgcaggccagcttcaccacagctatATGCCCACAATAGAAGTGGGGGATGATGTttgttctgcaatatggccaccgcctcgccaggaagggatagggtaaTGTGAGTATGCCACTACGCAGCATCACGGCCAGGCCTACCTTCACAACAACAGAGTTTGTCAGGGTCATGGAATATCTCAGAGGattgcagatggccacatagcgatcaaaagccatggccacgaggacTCCAGACTCCATAGTTGAGAAGGAATGAataaagtacatctgggtgaggcaggcattgaaactgatctccctggaattgaaccagaagatgctcaacATTTTGGGTACGGTGGATGCGGACATGACCAGGTCAGtgacggccagcatgcagaggaaatagaacatgggcCCCTGGAGGCTCGGCTCCatcttcacaatgaacaggatggtgaagttcccgaACAAGGCTATGGCGTACATAGCACAGatggggatggagatccagacatgggcagcctccaggccaggaatgcccagcagtaTGAAGGTGGAGTAGTTGGTGAAGttggttgtgttggaatctgacatggagtaggggagaaggtgtccaactctggGGCATAAGGGTGTCTTCTGCATGTACCGTATTTTCTCCTGACTTTCCGTGTGTTCCCAGGGTCTCGGGTGATGGTCACAGTAGAAATGTCTGAATGGAGAGACAACattaatatgagacactacatgcactagtggaggctgttctcatggaaGAATCAGATTGATctctcttcacacactgaaaaaatcACATTTACATTATGCAGAGAAAATAACTATGAACAATGACCCTACTAAATCCAAATCCATATTTTGTGGATTAATAATTCCTACACTTTGTAACGGGGGAATCTTaagaggcaccagcaggaaacacaagCGTGGATAGTGGTTATCCATCattgttccttaatgcaatgaAAGCCAGGAAAGGGAGTCCATACTGTAGGGAGTTCTCCATTCATCCAGTCCTAAATCTgagtgggaaaaaaaacaaacttttgggAATACATGTGCTGGGAGAAACATCCCAACTAGAATATAGCTCAGGGAAAAGACCTGGGACTCATGGGTAGCAGCTCAAGAGAAACACCTGCTCATTCGCAGTAGTGGACAAATCAAAACAATGTTCAGATGACTAAgatatgggatggagaataacatgCTTTGGATATGTGTTCAGCTTTGGTCATCTATTAAGGATATAGCACATATAAAAGGGATTTCCAAGACAGGCTCGGAGAATTTGGGAGGCTGCCATATGCAAACATATAGAAAAGTCTGGGACTCTTTAGGTTACACAAGAGATAAAGAAGAGAGCATATGatataggagaggaaaataaaaaatgaaactgatttaCATGCAAATGGACAGTTCCCAACCAGTACTATCTATAGACACTTAGTGCTACAAGACGACAAATTCCCCAAAGCTGAGGAAAATTGTCACAAAAATGATTGAGAGGAAAAATTCAGACAGAACAATATGAATGAAAATTGGTATATTTTTTAGAACAGTTTCTTAGCAGAAAAATCATGATTCCACCATCAACAAAGTGAACAACTTTGGGCAAAAATCCAATTCAGTGGTAAAGTGAGGGCAGCaattgggggtgtgggagggagcagtgagtaacaaagaggaaaaagggaaaagagccaagaataaaaatgttaagttaaaaaaaattgataagggaTGTTAAGACATCAGGGAAAACTCCATGTTTGGCAGGGCTTATGTCAGTTCCTGtgttaaattattaaaaataaagggaaaggttctgttttgttttgttttggtttggtttggtttggtttttttataaaATAATTGGCAAGGTtaaaaacaatggaaaagctTGTATGCGATTAGTTCAAAAAGACATATAGAAATGTAAGTAATGCCAGTCACCAACAGGTTTTATGCAAAACAGATCTTgtcaaataaacctgatttcatCCTTTTATGAGAGTACCTGTTGGTTGACCAAGGGCATACATTTTGTTAATCAAGGAAACCACACAGAACATATAGCACTAAGAAATGGTAATTGCTATCGTAATTTATATTTGACCTGTAGAACTACTTGCTACAAAACGTTATTGGAGCGAAGAGCAGAGAAGAATGGGAATCAAAAAGGATTGTCCATTGTAGATGGTTCTGGTGGCATCCCTTGTAGTTAAGGCTGGCTGACACCTTCGATTAGAAGAACtcattttcatttgcttataagcttgccaaattgtaggtgtttggactgaaatttcccatgctgggTGTCTCTTTCGAGCagaattgttttttgaaagtttcaggcatAACAGTTCAGCCGACTTCTAGAATGAAGTTAGGAGAAAGTATGTGTTGCCCATGTTGAAAAATTCTCATTGTTTTTCTACTGAGGAGccctaatctattagagttctttgaaggggtcaacaaacatgtggacaagggggatccggtggacatagtgtacttagatttccagaaagcctttgacaaggtccttcaccaaaggctcttacgtaaattaagctgtcatgggataaaagggaaggtcctttcatggattgagaactggttaaaggatagggaacaaagggtaggaattaatggtaaattctcagaatggagaggggtaactagtggtgttccccaagggtcagtcctcagaccaatcctattcaatttattcataaatgatctggagaaaggggtaaacagtgaggtggcaaagtttgcagatgataccaaactactcaagatagttaagaccaaagcagattgtgaagaacttcaaaaagatctcacaaaagtaagtgattgggcaacaaaatggcaaatgaaatttaatgtggataaatgtaaagtaatgcacattggaaaaaataacctcaactatatatacaacatgatgggggctaatttagctacaacgagtcaggaaaaagatcttggagtcatcatggatagttctctgaagatgtccacgcagtgtgcagaggcggtcaaaaaagcaaacaggatgttaggaatcattaaaaaggggatagagaataagactgagaatatattattgcccttatataaatccatggtacgcccacacctcgaatactgtgtatagttgtggtctcctcacctcaaaaaagatattctagcactagaaaaggttcagaaaagggcaactaaaatgattagggggttagagagggtcccatacaaggaaagattaaagaggctaggactcttcagcttggaaaagagaagactaaggggggttatgatagaggtatataaaatcatgactgatgttgagaaagtggataaggaaaagttatttacttattcccataatacaagaactaggggtcaccaaatgaaattaataggcagcaggtttaaaacaaatcaaaggaagttcttcacgcagcgcacagtcaacttgtggaactccttacctgaggaggttgtgaaggctaggactataacaatgtttaaaaggggactggataaattcatggtggctaagtccataaatggctattagccaggatgggtaagaatggtgtccctagcctctgtttgtcagaggatggagatggatggcaggagagagatcacttgatcattgcctgttaggttcactccctctggggcacctggcattggccactgtcgggagacagatactgggctagatggacctttggtctgacccggtacggcctttcttatgttcttaacaccGCCGAGCTTTCCAGCAGTTAAAAGTCAGGTAGatgccccatccccctgcccctttAACAGtcagagccctgaaatgcaaggggggggggaggggtgacagTATCTGTGCATTAGCACGCAGAGGGCTCCTAAAGTCTGTCCTCGGTTCTTgctccagtgggagttttgcctcatTGGGGCCTGAGGAAAGCATGGGCCGTAGTCTCAGAATTTGGTCTTGTACTGCACATCTACTAacatctttcatcctgaaggattcactgtgccactgaaatgcaccaCTTTGGGGCTAGAGTCCATCAGGCAGGATGCACAGGGGTGCACAGAAAAGAGtgacattttggccagtgattcTTTAGCAAACTCATCGCTTATGGCATGTGCCCTGGGATGTGTTGTTGTT includes the following:
- the LOC120401696 gene encoding olfactory receptor 52E2-like, which gives rise to MSDSNTTNFTNYSTFILLGIPGLEAAHVWISIPICAMYAIALFGNFTILFIVKMEPSLQGPMFYFLCMLAVTDLVMSASTVPKMLSIFWFNSREISFNACLTQMYFIHSFSTMESGVLVAMAFDRYVAICNPLRYSMTLTNSVVVKVGLAVMLRSGILTLPYPFLARRWPYCRTNIIPHFYCGHIAVVKLACADIRISSYYGLFNLFSEIGMDLFFIAVSYTLILRAIFRLPTKDARFKTFGTCISHLCAILALYIPDLFSSLTQRFGHNVPLHLRVLITSMYLVVPPMLHPIIYGLRTKQIRGRLLQLFTH